The region CTCTAAGACCCTTGGACTCCTAGACTCTAAGACTCTTGGACTCCTAGACTCTAAGACTTTTAAGTTATGGTTTGTGATATCTGTGGTATAAAAGAGGCAAGCATTCATTTTAAGCAGGTAATAAATAATCAAACCACGAGCATTCACCTTTGTGAGGAATGCGCAGAGGAAAAAGGGTTTGGTTTATCTAGCATTTCCCAACCATTTCCAAACCTACTTGAATTTTTTTCAAATATATTTAAAGAAGAAAAAGGGGCAATTGCAGAAGAAATGCGATGTACAGGGTGCGGAATGGGGCTATCTGAATTCCAGAAAGGAGGAAGGCTTGGATGCTCTGATTGCTTTGAGGCATTTAAACAACCCCTTCTTTCCCTCTTAAAGCAAATACATGGGAACACGGTTCATATTGGAAGACATCCTTTTGGTTTTGAAAAGATAGCACAAAAGGAGAAAAAACTTAAAATCTTAAAAGATGAGCTTAAGAAGGCTATATCTACTGAGAATTATGAGGAAGCAGCAAGGCTTCGGGATATGATTAAAGCGTTAGAACAATGATTCGGGGTTCGTGATTGTTAAAATGTTAGAAAACTATATTAAAACATCGCCAGAATGGCTCAATGCAAAGGGAGAGGAGGCTGATATAGCCATAAGCTCTAGGATTCGGCTAGCAAGAAATATAAAGGATATACCATTTGCCCATTGGGCTCCGATGAATGACCTTGAGAAGGTAACAAAAATGATAGAGGAGGCTATCTCTCGTATTCCCTCGCTTAAAAATGCTGATATAATAAGACAAAATGACCTAATTCCCCTTCAAAAACAATTCCTTGTAGAAAGGCATCTTGTTTCACCAGAACACACTAATTCTAAACTTGGAAGCGTTATTGTAAGCGAGAGGGAGATAATATCAATTATGATAAATGAAGAAGACCATTTGAGGATGCAGGTTTTATCAAGTGGACTTAACTTAGTAGACAGTTGGCAGATAATTGCAAAGGTTGAAGAGGAGCTATCAGCCATCCTTCCATTTGCATTTTCCTTTGATTTTGGCTATCTTACAGCCTGCCCAACCAATGTGGGAACAGGGATGAGGGCATCTATAATGCTTCATCTCCCTGCATTATCCTTAAGTAATAAGATTGAAAAAATAATTCCATTCCTCTCAAAGGTTGGAATGGTCTCTCGGGGCTTTTATGGAGAAAAATCCGAGACATTTGGAGATTTATTTCAGGTTTCAAATCAGATAACCCTTGGGAAAAAAGAGGAGGAGCTTATTGAAGCCCTCATTAAGGTTATCCGCCAAATTATAGACTATGAGAAGGAAGAAAGGGAGCTTTTGAGAACAAGGGGAGGGATTCAGATAGAGGATAGGTTTAAAAGGGCTTATGGTCTTCTTGTCAATGCAAAGCTTATTCCGTCCCGTGAGGCAATGGAGCTTTTATCCATTATCAGGCTTGGAATACATTTAGGCTTCCTTCCAAGTATTCCAACAGAGCGGTTAAATAGGCTTCTTGTTTTTACCCAACCCGCACATCTTCAGCTAGCGAT is a window of bacterium DNA encoding:
- a CDS encoding UvrB/UvrC motif-containing protein, translated to MVCDICGIKEASIHFKQVINNQTTSIHLCEECAEEKGFGLSSISQPFPNLLEFFSNIFKEEKGAIAEEMRCTGCGMGLSEFQKGGRLGCSDCFEAFKQPLLSLLKQIHGNTVHIGRHPFGFEKIAQKEKKLKILKDELKKAISTENYEEAARLRDMIKALEQ
- a CDS encoding protein arginine kinase, which translates into the protein MLENYIKTSPEWLNAKGEEADIAISSRIRLARNIKDIPFAHWAPMNDLEKVTKMIEEAISRIPSLKNADIIRQNDLIPLQKQFLVERHLVSPEHTNSKLGSVIVSEREIISIMINEEDHLRMQVLSSGLNLVDSWQIIAKVEEELSAILPFAFSFDFGYLTACPTNVGTGMRASIMLHLPALSLSNKIEKIIPFLSKVGMVSRGFYGEKSETFGDLFQVSNQITLGKKEEELIEALIKVIRQIIDYEKEERELLRTRGGIQIEDRFKRAYGLLVNAKLIPSREAMELLSIIRLGIHLGFLPSIPTERLNRLLVFTQPAHLQLAIGGASNPALRDRERAELIQRELEIR